In the genome of Dermacentor variabilis isolate Ectoservices chromosome 5, ASM5094787v1, whole genome shotgun sequence, one region contains:
- the LOC142581918 gene encoding venom serine carboxypeptidase-like isoform X1, whose product MELAAAVVLFLCAGQLAVLGTWAAEGLHAREDVAEEPEASNDDEAAGQTLFLTPLIKDGKLDEAKSKSKVGPLGADYEVPGYSGYITVNPQYNSNLFFWFVPSLSDPDNAPVILWMQGGPGTTSMLGFFAENGPYVLSADGSEIRYREINWATRYSMLYVDQPVGTGFSFTENEAGYARNQTDVGRDMLEFLQQFFTLFGELAENELYLSGESYAGKYVPTVGATLHQNADTMRVKINFRGIAYGNGITDPIHMMDVGEVIYGVGLIDRSAADYMMSVTREAVQHIRAGNTVEALMLMDTLFFGIATEGKGETFFKNVTGYSYYYNYLTDTEPKGSRAYKVFLPKPRARRALHVGDQEFSTTREVVVNHFLDDFMRSAVPQFTEVLENGYKVLVYSGPLDLCVPTTMTENFLAHVAWAHVDRWAHAPRHQWWSADGHQLYGYKKTVENLNFVVVRNGGHELPYDQPEAMMELITAFVDGTEPFSDVSATTVE is encoded by the exons CAGGGCAGACCTTGTTCCTGACGCCCCTAATCAAGGATGGAAAACTAGACGAAGCCAAGTCGAAGAGCAAAGTCGGCCCCCTCGGCGCCGATTACGAAGTGCCTGGCTACTCAGGTTACATCACCGTCAACCCGCAGTATAACAGCAACCTGTTCTTCTGGTTCGTGCCATCCCTG AGTGATCCGGACAATGCACCGGTGATACTGTGGATGCAAGGCGGACCCGGAACCACATCGATGCTTGGTTTCTTCGCCGAGAACGGGCCGTACGTACTGTCGGCTGACGGCAGCGAGATCAGGTACCGCGAGATCAACTGGGCGACGCGCTACTCGATGCTGTACGTGGACCAGCCCGTGGGCACGGGCTTCAGCTTTACTGAGAACGAAGCAGGCTACGCGCGCAACCAGACAGACGTGGGCCGCGACATGCTCGAGTTTTTGCAGCAGTTCTTCACGCTATTCGGCGAGCTGGCCGAGAACGAGTTGTACCTTTCGGGAGAGTCCTATGCCG GTAAGTACGTTCCGACAGTTGGAGCCACGTTGCACCAGAACGCCGACACGATGCGGGTGAAGATCAACTTCCGGGGTATCGCCTATGGCAATGGCATAACGGACCCGATCCACATGATGGACGTCGGCGAGGTCATCTACGGGGTCGGTCTGATTGATCGAAGCGCCGCCGACTACATGATGAGCGTCACCCGAGAGGCGGTCCAGCACATCCGCGCCGGCAACACAGTCGAAGCCCTCATGCTCATGGACACACTGTTCTTCGGAATCGCGACCGAGGGCAAGGGCGAAACCTTCTTCAAGAACGTCACCGGATACAGTTACTACTACAACTACCTGACCGACACCGAGCCCAAAGGTTCCAGGGCGTACAAGGTGTTCCTGCCGAAGCCTCGAGCCAGACGCGCGCTGCACGTGGGTGACCAGGAGTTCAGCACGACGCGCGAGGTCGTGGTCAACCACTTCCTCGACGACTTCATGCGCTCGGCCGTACCACAGTTCACCGAGGTGCTAGAGAATGGCTACAAGGTTCTCGTATACAGCGGCCCCCTGGACTTGTGCGTGCCCACGACCATGACCGAGAATTTCCTCGCGCACGTCGCCTGGGCGCACGTCGACCGCTGGGCCCACGCTCCCCGGCACCAATGGTGGAGTGCCGATGGCCATCAGCTGTACGGCTACAAGAAGACTGTCGAGAACCTCAACTTTGTGGTGGTGCGTAACGGCGGCCACGAGCTACCTTACGACCAGCCCGAGGCCATGATGGAGCTTATCACGGCCTTCGTTGATGGCACGGAGCCCTTCTCCGACGTGTCTGCCACTACTGTCGAATAA
- the LOC142581918 gene encoding venom serine carboxypeptidase-like isoform X2, which translates to MELAAAVVLFLCAGQLAVLGTWAAEGLHAREDVAEEPEASNDDEAGQTLFLTPLIKDGKLDEAKSKSKVGPLGADYEVPGYSGYITVNPQYNSNLFFWFVPSLSDPDNAPVILWMQGGPGTTSMLGFFAENGPYVLSADGSEIRYREINWATRYSMLYVDQPVGTGFSFTENEAGYARNQTDVGRDMLEFLQQFFTLFGELAENELYLSGESYAGKYVPTVGATLHQNADTMRVKINFRGIAYGNGITDPIHMMDVGEVIYGVGLIDRSAADYMMSVTREAVQHIRAGNTVEALMLMDTLFFGIATEGKGETFFKNVTGYSYYYNYLTDTEPKGSRAYKVFLPKPRARRALHVGDQEFSTTREVVVNHFLDDFMRSAVPQFTEVLENGYKVLVYSGPLDLCVPTTMTENFLAHVAWAHVDRWAHAPRHQWWSADGHQLYGYKKTVENLNFVVVRNGGHELPYDQPEAMMELITAFVDGTEPFSDVSATTVE; encoded by the exons GGCAGACCTTGTTCCTGACGCCCCTAATCAAGGATGGAAAACTAGACGAAGCCAAGTCGAAGAGCAAAGTCGGCCCCCTCGGCGCCGATTACGAAGTGCCTGGCTACTCAGGTTACATCACCGTCAACCCGCAGTATAACAGCAACCTGTTCTTCTGGTTCGTGCCATCCCTG AGTGATCCGGACAATGCACCGGTGATACTGTGGATGCAAGGCGGACCCGGAACCACATCGATGCTTGGTTTCTTCGCCGAGAACGGGCCGTACGTACTGTCGGCTGACGGCAGCGAGATCAGGTACCGCGAGATCAACTGGGCGACGCGCTACTCGATGCTGTACGTGGACCAGCCCGTGGGCACGGGCTTCAGCTTTACTGAGAACGAAGCAGGCTACGCGCGCAACCAGACAGACGTGGGCCGCGACATGCTCGAGTTTTTGCAGCAGTTCTTCACGCTATTCGGCGAGCTGGCCGAGAACGAGTTGTACCTTTCGGGAGAGTCCTATGCCG GTAAGTACGTTCCGACAGTTGGAGCCACGTTGCACCAGAACGCCGACACGATGCGGGTGAAGATCAACTTCCGGGGTATCGCCTATGGCAATGGCATAACGGACCCGATCCACATGATGGACGTCGGCGAGGTCATCTACGGGGTCGGTCTGATTGATCGAAGCGCCGCCGACTACATGATGAGCGTCACCCGAGAGGCGGTCCAGCACATCCGCGCCGGCAACACAGTCGAAGCCCTCATGCTCATGGACACACTGTTCTTCGGAATCGCGACCGAGGGCAAGGGCGAAACCTTCTTCAAGAACGTCACCGGATACAGTTACTACTACAACTACCTGACCGACACCGAGCCCAAAGGTTCCAGGGCGTACAAGGTGTTCCTGCCGAAGCCTCGAGCCAGACGCGCGCTGCACGTGGGTGACCAGGAGTTCAGCACGACGCGCGAGGTCGTGGTCAACCACTTCCTCGACGACTTCATGCGCTCGGCCGTACCACAGTTCACCGAGGTGCTAGAGAATGGCTACAAGGTTCTCGTATACAGCGGCCCCCTGGACTTGTGCGTGCCCACGACCATGACCGAGAATTTCCTCGCGCACGTCGCCTGGGCGCACGTCGACCGCTGGGCCCACGCTCCCCGGCACCAATGGTGGAGTGCCGATGGCCATCAGCTGTACGGCTACAAGAAGACTGTCGAGAACCTCAACTTTGTGGTGGTGCGTAACGGCGGCCACGAGCTACCTTACGACCAGCCCGAGGCCATGATGGAGCTTATCACGGCCTTCGTTGATGGCACGGAGCCCTTCTCCGACGTGTCTGCCACTACTGTCGAATAA